In one Rutidosis leptorrhynchoides isolate AG116_Rl617_1_P2 chromosome 8, CSIRO_AGI_Rlap_v1, whole genome shotgun sequence genomic region, the following are encoded:
- the LOC139862334 gene encoding glycerophosphodiester phosphodiesterase GDPD1, chloroplastic-like, translating to MATKAVHVSDVPNLDHLSEIAAPFNIYATRLPSGVDVSKGGDKSRNFLVIGHRGHGMNILHSTDRRMKAYKENSILSFNSAAKHPIDYIEFDVQVTKDDVAIIFHDNFILSQEHGTVIEKRVTDLTLNEFFSYGPQKEAGKQGKSLVRKVNGNVFGWHVESDDRSCTLQEAFEYVNSRLGFNVELKFDDDVDYAQDQLIHTLQVILKVVHEHANDRPIIFSSFNPDAALLMKKLQQKYPVYFLTNGGTEIYNDPRRNSLEEAKKMALEGGLDGIVSEVKAIFMNPLAVREIKESNLALLTYGKLNNFPETVHVQQLMGIDGVIVDLVEEITRAVEEKGESGGGIELSFLLNLLSQVIQH from the exons ATGGCTACCAAGGCCGTTCATGTTTCCGACGTACCAAATCTCGATCATCTTTCAGAAATTGCGGCCCCGTTTAACATTTACGCTACACGTCTCCCTTCTG GGGTGGATGTGAGTAAAGGTGGCGATAAATCACGAAATTTTTTGGTGATCGGTCATAGAGGTCATGGGATGAATATATTACACTCGACTGATCGGAGAATGAAGGCTTATAAGGAAAACTCAATTCTTTCGTTCAATAGCGCTGCAAAACATCCTATTGATTATATCGAGTTTGACGTTCAG GTAACGAAAGATGACGTGGCAATCATTTTCCATGACAACTTCATCCTCTCTCAAGAACAT GGAACTGTAATTGAAAAAAGAGTTACGGATTTGACGCTTAACGAGTTCTTTAGCTATGGGCCTCAAAAGGAAGCCGGAAAGCAGGGGAAATCATTAGTTAGAAAAGTGAATGGCAATGTTTTCGGATGGCATGTCGAATCTGATGATCGTTcgtgtactttacaagaagcgttcgAGTATGTAAACTCGCGTCTTGGATTTAATGTAGAGCTGAAATTTGATGATGATGTGGATTATGCACAAGATCAACTTATTCATACTCTTCAAGTCATCTTAAAG GTGGTTCATGAGCATGCTAATGATAGACCTataatattttcaagttttaaTCCTGATGCGGCCTTACTTATGAAGAAGCTTCAACAAAAATACCCT GTTTATTTCTTGACGAATGGAGGGACTGAGATATATAATGATCCAAGAAGAAACTCGTTAGAAGAGGCTAAAAAAATGGCGTTAGAAGGCGGATTAGATGGAATAGTATCAGAAGTAAAGGCTATTTTTATGAACCCATTGGCCGTTAGAGAGATTAAAGAGTCGAATCTTGCGCTTCTTACATATGGCAAATTGAA TAACTTTCCAGAAACGGTGCATGTTCAACAACTTATGGGCATAGATGGAGTGATTGTTGACTTGGTAGAAGAGATTACGAGGGCGGTTGAGGAGAAAGGGGAAAGTGGTGGTGGAATCGAGTTGTCGTTTTTACTAAACTTGCTTTCGCAAGTGATACAACATTAA